A window of Apium graveolens cultivar Ventura chromosome 8, ASM990537v1, whole genome shotgun sequence contains these coding sequences:
- the LOC141679505 gene encoding uncharacterized protein LOC141679505: MREWNKSQIIYHLLKVITKSSTLWASWVNKTVLKGKKFWTTKLPSDCSWIWKKVLKFRPLAMRFVSYKIGNGSSISIWFDPWWQHSCLTSTVFSPIISQSGLNHSDNLDAIICNGVWSLPTANTRTHHLDPILVHWLSNFDHPTLYAGPDVLLWNGIDASKAKTWDIWNSLRFTADLVPWHAGVWHKLRVNRYAHHQWVACHGRLQTLARLHRFGLVTSQQCFLCICGRETTSHIFLHCPYSSWILRNLMSPFGIDIHEESWNSFITFLLELPDKVKSTLALCCAQIFCYHIWRERSARAHDSGIFGPGKLLTGIRKDFVARLNTSAWFSKILDIRPDFIHCISL; the protein is encoded by the coding sequence ATGCGTGAATGGAACAAATCTCAGATCATTTATCATTTGTTGAAGGTTATCACGAAGTCATCCACTCTGTGGGCTTCCTGGGTGAACAAAACTGTTCTCAAAGGCAAAAAATTTTGGACAACTAAATTACCTTCAGATTGTTCATGGATTTGGAAAAAAGTGCTAAAGTTTCGTCCTTTGGCTATGCGTTTTGTGTCTTACAAAATTGGAAATGGTTCTTCTATCTCTATTTGGTTCGATCCTTGGTGGCAGCATTCTTGTTTAACATCAACTGTGTTCTCTCCAATTATTTCCCAGAGTGGTTTAAATCATAGTGACAATCTTGATGCTATTATTTGTAATGGGGTGTGGTCTCTCCCGACAGCAAACACTCGAACTCATCACTTAGATCCAATATTGGTGCACTGGCTTTCAAATTTTGATCACCCAACTTTGTATGCAGGGCCTGATGTTTTGTTATGGAATGGCATTGATGCTTCGAAGGCCAAAACTTGGGATATCTGGAATTCTTTGCGTTTTACAGCAGATTTGGTTCCTTGGCACGCAGGAGTTTGGCATAAACTTCGTGTTAACCGTTATGCCCATCACCAATGGGTTGCTTGCCATGGCAGACTCCAAACTCTAGCTCGCCTTCATAGATTCGGTCTGGTGACTTCTCAGCAATGCTTCCTGTGCATCTGTGGCCGAGAAACAACCTCCCATATTTTTCTTCATTGCCCTTATAGCAGTTGGATCCTTCGCAATCTTATGTCTCCATTCGGTATTGATATTCACGAGGAGTCCTGGAACAGTTTCATCACCTTCCTGCTAGAGCTCCCGGATAAAGTTAAGAGCACCTTGGCTCTTTGTTGTGCTCAAATTTTCTGCTATCATATTTGGCGTGAGCGTAGTGCTCGAGCCCATGACTCCGGCATTTTTGGTCCTGGAAAGCTGTTAACTGGAATCAGAAAGGATTTTGTGGCGAGACTTAATACCTCAGCTTGGTTTTCTAAGATTCTAGATATTAGGCCAGATTTCATTCACTGTATTAGCTTGTAG